A DNA window from Hevea brasiliensis isolate MT/VB/25A 57/8 chromosome 2, ASM3005281v1, whole genome shotgun sequence contains the following coding sequences:
- the LOC110673758 gene encoding bZIP transcription factor 29 isoform X2, producing MKGGSESGYGIQILQSTFGVSRMGGSAMRQSSSNLGPDTSKRIGVPPSHPNNPQIMASRSGSQNLCRGPSHSRSLSQSAVFSLDCLPPLSPLPCVSSGSNQSHPVLTDILMEDKGAGDSHGMISIPSPLTRTNGLRVNESLPSRRGHRRSMSDSIPLGFSAMIQSSPQLMPIGRRGALDRSSSRRENSGMEKSSELVKRELEWSRDGNDNGDGKYEGEAVIDFLNACVNVDNMDTLNSSGIEHKDLDSIVSGTKTNGAESSDNEVESRIKEGLKRSADGDIARASRHYRSVSMDSYMGNLQFDGESLKFPPLGAQRSQQSPTNLMDGKLAKFNLELGNAEFTEEELKKIMANEKLAEIAMADPKRAKRILANRLSAARSKERKTRYISELEHKVQTLQAEATTLSAQVTALQRDSAALTSQNNELKFCLQAMEQQAKLKDVAEVQHLRLAAAELKGDTYQQVSIDHLQQPTQLNRYHFQQQQKELQLRQQHRH from the exons ATGAAGGGTGGCAGTGAAAGTGGATACGGTATACAAATACTTCAATCAACATTTGGTGTTTCTCGAATGGGTGGCTCTGCTATGCGTCAATCTTCGTCTAATCTTGGTCCTGATACCAGCAAGAGAATCGGTGTGCCTCCTTCTCACCCAAATAATCCACAGATTATGGCCTCTCGTTCGGGTTCGCAGAATTTGTGCCGAGGGCCTTCCCATTCGAGGTCCTTGTCTCAATCGGCTGTGTTTTCGCTCGATTGCTTGCCTCCATTGAGTCCTTTGCCTTGCGTGTCATCTGGGTCCAATCAATCTCACCCTGTTTTGACTGATATTTTAATGGAAGATAAAGGTGCTGGGGATTCTCATGGGATGATATCGATTCCTTCTCCACTTACCAGAACTAATGGTTTACGGGTCAATGAGAGCTTGCCCTCTCGCAGAGGACATAGGCGGTCAATGAGTGATAGTATCCCCTTAGGATTCTCTGCAATGATCCAATCTTCCCCCCAGTTGATGCCTATTGGGAGAAGAGGAGCTTTGGATCGTTCTTCTTCTAGAAGGGAAAATTCAGGGATGGAAAAGTCGAGCGAGTTGGTGAAGCGGGAATTGGAGTGGAGTAGGGATGGAAATGACAATGGAGATGGGAAATATGAGGGAGAGGCTGTAATTGACTTCTTAAATGCTTGCGTGAATGTTGATAATATGGATACATTGAACTCGTCTGGGATTGAGCATAAGGATTTGGATAGCATAGTAAGTGGCACAAAGACAAATGGAGCTGAAAGCAGTGATAATGAAGTGGAAAGTAGAATAAAAGAAGGGCTTAAGAGAAGTGCCGATGGAGATATTGCACGGGCTTCCCGGCATTATAGAAGTGTTTCAATGGATAGCTACATGGGAAATTTGCAGTTTGATGGTGAGTCTTTGAAATTTCCTCCCCTCGGGGCTCAAAGGAGCCAGCAGTCGCCAACAAATTTAATGGATGGGAAGTTGGCCAAGTTCAATTTGGAACTTGGAAATGCCGAATTCACTGAAGAAGAGCTGAAAAAGATAATGGCAAACGAGAAACTTGCAGAGATTGCGATGGCTGACCCCAAACGTGCCAAAAG GATTTTAGCCAATCGTCTGTCAGCAGCCCGCTCCAAAGAGCGGAAAACGCGGTACATTTCAGAATTAGAGCACAAGGTGCAAACTTTACAGGCAGAAGCAACTACGTTGTCTGCTCAGGTTACGGCACTACAG CGAGATTCTGCAGCTCTTACAAGCCAGAACAATGAATTGAAATTCTGTCTTCAGGCAATGGAACAGCAAGCCAAACTCAAAGATG TTGCAGAGGTTCAGCACCTAAGGCTTGCAGCTGCAGAGCTCAAGGGAGACACCTATCAGCAAGTTTCCATTGATCATCTTCAGCAACCCACTCAACTCAACAGATATCATTTCCAGCAACAGCAGAAAGAATTGCAACTGAGACAGCAACATCGGCATTAA
- the LOC110673758 gene encoding bZIP transcription factor 29 isoform X1, with protein MKGGSESGYGIQILQSTFGVSRMGGSAMRQSSSNLGPDTSKRIGVPPSHPNNPQIMASRSGSQNLCRGPSHSRSLSQSAVFSLDCLPPLSPLPCVSSGSNQSHPVLTDILMEDKGAGDSHGMISIPSPLTRTNGLRVNESLPSRRGHRRSMSDSIPLGFSAMIQSSPQLMPIGRRGALDRSSSRRENSGMEKSSELVKRELEWSRDGNDNGDGKYEGEAVIDFLNACVNVDNMDTLNSSGIEHKDLDSIVSGTKTNGAESSDNEVESRIKEGLKRSADGDIARASRHYRSVSMDSYMGNLQFDGESLKFPPLGAQRSQQSPTNLMDGKLAKFNLELGNAEFTEEELKKIMANEKLAEIAMADPKRAKRILANRLSAARSKERKTRYISELEHKVQTLQAEATTLSAQVTALQRDSAALTSQNNELKFCLQAMEQQAKLKDALNETLVAEVQHLRLAAAELKGDTYQQVSIDHLQQPTQLNRYHFQQQQKELQLRQQHRH; from the exons ATGAAGGGTGGCAGTGAAAGTGGATACGGTATACAAATACTTCAATCAACATTTGGTGTTTCTCGAATGGGTGGCTCTGCTATGCGTCAATCTTCGTCTAATCTTGGTCCTGATACCAGCAAGAGAATCGGTGTGCCTCCTTCTCACCCAAATAATCCACAGATTATGGCCTCTCGTTCGGGTTCGCAGAATTTGTGCCGAGGGCCTTCCCATTCGAGGTCCTTGTCTCAATCGGCTGTGTTTTCGCTCGATTGCTTGCCTCCATTGAGTCCTTTGCCTTGCGTGTCATCTGGGTCCAATCAATCTCACCCTGTTTTGACTGATATTTTAATGGAAGATAAAGGTGCTGGGGATTCTCATGGGATGATATCGATTCCTTCTCCACTTACCAGAACTAATGGTTTACGGGTCAATGAGAGCTTGCCCTCTCGCAGAGGACATAGGCGGTCAATGAGTGATAGTATCCCCTTAGGATTCTCTGCAATGATCCAATCTTCCCCCCAGTTGATGCCTATTGGGAGAAGAGGAGCTTTGGATCGTTCTTCTTCTAGAAGGGAAAATTCAGGGATGGAAAAGTCGAGCGAGTTGGTGAAGCGGGAATTGGAGTGGAGTAGGGATGGAAATGACAATGGAGATGGGAAATATGAGGGAGAGGCTGTAATTGACTTCTTAAATGCTTGCGTGAATGTTGATAATATGGATACATTGAACTCGTCTGGGATTGAGCATAAGGATTTGGATAGCATAGTAAGTGGCACAAAGACAAATGGAGCTGAAAGCAGTGATAATGAAGTGGAAAGTAGAATAAAAGAAGGGCTTAAGAGAAGTGCCGATGGAGATATTGCACGGGCTTCCCGGCATTATAGAAGTGTTTCAATGGATAGCTACATGGGAAATTTGCAGTTTGATGGTGAGTCTTTGAAATTTCCTCCCCTCGGGGCTCAAAGGAGCCAGCAGTCGCCAACAAATTTAATGGATGGGAAGTTGGCCAAGTTCAATTTGGAACTTGGAAATGCCGAATTCACTGAAGAAGAGCTGAAAAAGATAATGGCAAACGAGAAACTTGCAGAGATTGCGATGGCTGACCCCAAACGTGCCAAAAG GATTTTAGCCAATCGTCTGTCAGCAGCCCGCTCCAAAGAGCGGAAAACGCGGTACATTTCAGAATTAGAGCACAAGGTGCAAACTTTACAGGCAGAAGCAACTACGTTGTCTGCTCAGGTTACGGCACTACAG CGAGATTCTGCAGCTCTTACAAGCCAGAACAATGAATTGAAATTCTGTCTTCAGGCAATGGAACAGCAAGCCAAACTCAAAGATG CTTTAAATGAAACATTAGTTGCAGAGGTTCAGCACCTAAGGCTTGCAGCTGCAGAGCTCAAGGGAGACACCTATCAGCAAGTTTCCATTGATCATCTTCAGCAACCCACTCAACTCAACAGATATCATTTCCAGCAACAGCAGAAAGAATTGCAACTGAGACAGCAACATCGGCATTAA